CATGGCATATAATGAGGTCGTTTTACCTGATCCAGTTGGTCCTGTAACAAGAATAATTCCATGGGGCTCTTCTATCATTTTTCTTATGGTTTTTAATGTTGATTGAGGCATACCTAAAAGACCTAAATCTAACTGAGCTGCTTGTTTGTCTAATATCCTTAATACAACCCTTTCCCCATGATTTGATGGTAGTGTGGATACACGCACATCAATATTATGCCCACCAATTCTTAATGAAATTCGGCCATCTTGTGGTATGCGCTTTTCTGCGATGTCCAGTTTAGCCATAACCTTGACTCGAGAAATGACTAAAGGAGCTATAGCTCGTTGAATTTCTAATACTTCATGAAGTACACCATCAATGCGATTACGTACCAACACCTTATCCTCATAGGTCTCAATATGAATATCTGAGGCTTTTTGTTTGATTGCCTGGGTAAAAAGGGCATTTAGTAATCTTATAATAGGGGCATCATCTTGATTTTCTAATAAGTCTTCACTTACCGGTAGTTGGCTAGCTAATAGAGAAAGATCCATATCTTCTTCCATTCCTTCTGCCGCATCGAGTATTGATGATTTTGACTGATAAACATGTGCCAGATGTTGTTGAAACGTAGTTTCATCAACCTTCTGTAAGCTGAGCTTAGACTGTAATAAACGTTGCACTTCCGCAAGAGCTTGTAGGGATGTATTTGATAAATGATAAATAAGGATTTGATCCTCTTTCATCTCTCCTACGACAACCCCATTATTTTTTGCGAAACTATAAGGCAATCGATGTAATTTCTCTTCATTGTCCACAACAGACCTCATTTAGTCATTTGCGATGCTGTAGTCGGTGGTCGAGTAAATGGTCTGGGTAAAGGTACTTGCGTCCATGGAGGCAATACAGTTTCATTATTATTTTGCTCATAAATTTCCTGAGAACGTAACCAATCCAATTGATATTGACGTACATCGTTATATTTAGAACCGGTTACCTGTAAGTTATCACGCTCATTACGTAGAATAATAGGCTTAATAAATACCATTAACACTCTCTTATCTCTAGTGCGAATATTATGTTGGAATAATCGGCCTACACCAGGTATCCCTCCCAAAACAGGTAATCTATTATCGTCATTGCCCAAACTATCTTGGATCAAACCACCTAATACAATTATATCAGTACTTTCTACATGTACTGAGGTCACGATGCTACTAATTCTAAACGTTGGATTTGTGGTGTTATCCAATGCACTCGTAGGATCTAACGTATCATTTCCTTGGTCTATTTGCATTTGAATTCCTTGACCACGGGTAATTTGTGGCCTTACATAGAGGTGTAAGGCGACGTTAACACGGTTAAAGGTAGTAAAAGGACTGGCTGTAGTTGTGCCCCCCGCATTATTGGGATAGCTTGTTGAGGCTACTGAAACCTGTCTACCAACTAATATTTTGGCTTGGCGATTATCCAATACGACTACAGAAGGCGTAGACAAAATATTCGCTTTATTTTGCCGCGCTAGGGCATAAATCTGAGCTTGCAAATCACTGGTACTAGTTCTGGAGTTAATAATAGCAAAACCTGGTCTAAAATCTCTGGGATTTCCTGTTTGCGAATCTGAGCCCCATTCTATACCAAGATTATTAACATCAACCTGATTCACTTCTGCAACTAGTGCTTCAATTAATATCTGTGCAGGTTTGATATCTAGTTGATGAATCACGTTTTTTAATATACGAATTATGGAGGCTGGCGCATTGATAATAATTGAGTTGGTATTAGGTTCGGCAATAATTTGCACTGTTGGCTTAGTTGTTCCTTCATTTTGTGTATTTGCTGAGGTAGTATTCCCTGTAGCAGCCGATGGATTTGTTGGTGATGGGGGAGGGGGAGTACTGGATGGCATATTTTGTCCGTCAGATGAACTGCCATTAGCAATGCTTGATGCAGGATTAGTGCTATCCAATACGGGTCTTGTAATAGTCCCAATGGTTGTCCCTACATTACCACTAAAATTAGCTTGGGCTATGCCAGCTAGAATGGGAACTAAATCTTCCGCTCTTAAGTAGTTCAAATAGACCACCTGCGTATTGCTATTAAGTCCTGACGAGCTTTCCCGATCTAACCTTAATATTAACATGCGCAATCTGATTCTATCAGTTTTACTTCCGCTCACTAAGATAGCATTGGAGCGGTCATCTGCCGCTATAGTTATCTGCGCTCTATTACCCATCCCTGGCTGTGCTTTAACTAGATCTTTTAGCGTATTGGCGATATCCATGGCTAAAGCATGTTTTAAAGGAACCATATCTATGCCGTTGGAAGAGGAACTATCTACTTGCTTAATAATATTTGCCAAACTTTTAATGTTATTAGCACGCCCTGATAAAATAAGCATATTAGAAGGAGCATAGGCTGAGACACTACTCCATTGAGGCATCAATGGTCTAAGAACAGGCACTAGTTGTTCTGACGGAACATAGTGTACTGGTACTACCGCAACCATCATGTCGTCGCCTCTAGGAGGATTTTGAAGTTCATTGATTAGATCGGGTGATTGGGTTTTAGCATCAATATTAGGAATAATTTTGATGATGTGACCATTAGGAATAGCTGCATATCCAGATACTTGGAGCACCGAGAGAAAAACCTGATAGAGTTCATTATTGGATAGGGGGCTAGTAGAGACTATTGAAATTTTCCCCTGAACTCTAGGATCAATAACAAAATTCTTGCCAGTAACTCGAGATACTTCTGTTATTACTGCACGAATATCAGCGTTTCTTAAATTCCATAATTTACTGTTAGCTGGTAGGGTGGTTGTCTGCTCCGAGGCTTTAGGTGTTTGATTTACATTTAAGGATGACTTTGGCTCTATAATCGCTGGAATTGGTTGAGTATTCCCTTTTTGCGATAACTTATCTTTTAGCGCTCTTGCCGTATTATAATCATTAATAGGCCCAATTTGAACGAGATAAAGGCTTTTATCAGCAAGATTTTTTATTTCTACTTCTTGCGTTACCAGTTTCGCTAATTCTTTTTGGCGAAGCTTGGCATCTTTTTCTAAATTAAACCCCCCGGCTTGAAGATAAAAAAGAGTGTTACCATTTTTGGTTACGGTAGAAATGTTTATATCATTAGCATAAGTCCATGAAGACAAAAGCAGAATCAAAAATAAAACTACTATCGAGCGCATTGAAAAACCGAAAAGTCATAGGAGCTAACATGATAACTAAAAATGGCCTGTAACCATAGCTTTTTTGATAACTAAGTAGAGGATTTTTTAGGATTTTATTTTGAAAGGATGGTGGCTATGGGTGGACTCGAACCACCGACCTCAGCATTATGAGTGCCGCGCTCTAACCGGCTGAGCTACATAGCCATGAGACGCGAGATTTTGTCGTTTTCGGCGATGGATGTCAAGTAAGTTATAAACTTTTTTTGGTTTTTTTATGTGGATGACTTATATTTAATTACCAATTGTATTTATATTGACCTTTTGAGGGTTTTTTTACTCATTAATCTAAGCATAATATTCTTACTGCCTCGTCTGTTGCTGCAGTAGATTAACGCCGGTTTCGAATAAGAACTTCAATTGCTTCAGAACCGTTTGTGCCGATGAGGGGGAAACATTGTCTCGAAACGTCCACCAAGACAAAAATCTTGTGCCCATGCTTCGAGACGACGCAAAAAACGCATCTCCTCCGCAAAACGGACCGCGGAGAAGCGGGAGCTTGCTCTTCCCTATTCGAAACAGAGTTTGAATTATCGAAGCAACTTGAAAAGCAAAGGCAATATGTAACTAAAAAAAGAGGCTGCTCTTACCACATAATTTTAATAGGTGTCAACATTTAATGATATCAATTTAAGAGGTAGCAACTGTCTTGAACCGCATCCAATAGTTGTTACTTTTACTATTACGGTCATCCATAGCGCAGTGAGGGATCTTCTGCAAGACGTATTATGCTACATTCAGGAGCTCCTTCGTCGCAAGGTCCCTCAGGTAGGGTAGGTTGGGCCTTTGGGCTTGATGCATTCTCAATGCTTAAGGTCGTACGATATTTATACGTCTACGTCCCGTGGCTAGTCCACAAGATCCATAAAACGGTCAACTCGCTGTATCGAGTGAAGGGTGAGGAGGAATGGAGTGCATAACTGGAGTGTACACAAAAGTCACCCCAAAGAAGTCTGTAGTAGTTTTGCAAATAGTGTAAGAGGGAATTAATCTTCCCACGAATAATCAATTCGTGGGAAGATTGAGATAAATTAGATAACTAATAGATACATTGATCCAGGACCACGAAGTACTTGGACTAGTAACTCTTTCTTTTTCTCTTGGGCGATAGTTTGTAGAGACTTAACATCGGTAACCGGTTTTTTGTTAGCCGAGATTATTATATCACCAGGCCTTATACCTGCACGCCATCCAGCACTGTTTTCTGAAGCGCCTACAACTTGAACACCTATCACATTACCATGAGGAGGAGATTCTTGTTCAAAAGCTCTTAAAGCCAATCCATAAAGGAATGGGTTATTGGACTGTAATTTTTGCTCATGAGATTTAATATCAGTAACTACAGCACTTAACGTTAAAGGTTTGTTATCACGCTCAACTATTATTTTAACCGTAGATCCAACTCTTAATAGACTAATCGTTGTTTTTACCTGAGTAGCTTGAGTTATTTTAGTATCGTTAATTTGAGTAATAATATCTCCAGCTTTTAAACCAGCAAGTTCTGCTGGCGAATTAGGATTTACCTGTGATACTAGAGCGCCTTGGAAATCCTCAGGATATCCCATAGCTTGAGCCAACTCAGGAGTGAGATGCTGAACAAATATGCCCATCAATCCTCTATGGATAGAACCAAACTTTATGATTTGTTGTGCTACATCTTTAACCATGTTAATAGGAATAGCAAAACCAATTCCTACGTTACCTCCATAGGGGGAAAGAATTGCAGTGTTAATACCAATCAATTCTCCTTTTGCGTTAACTAAAGCACCACCAGAGTTCCCTGGATTAATTGCCGCATCAGTTTGAATAAAGTTTTCGACCCCTTCAATATTTAAATCACTTCGTTTTAACGCACTGACTATGCCGAAGGTAGCTGATTGGCTGTTACCAAAACTATTTAAGCCAAATGGATTTCCAATGGCTACGACGAAATCACCAACTTCTAGCTTGTCTGAGTCACCAATGACAAGAGACTTTAGATTTTTGGCATCAATTTTAAGTACAGCTAGATCTGTTTCACTATCTCCGCCAATCAGACGTGCTTTTAAACGTCTACCATCTTGTAGGGTTACGGTGATTAACGAAGCATTTCGTATTACGTGATCATTAGTAATAATGACGCCATTGTTAGGGTCTATGATCACTCCTGAACCTATGCTTTCAAACTTACGGCCTTTTTCCGGCATTCTGGATTGTGGTGGTCTGTTGTTGGGTTGATTCTCCTCATCATTTCCAGCACTCCCAGGTGGCGTTACATCGTTAGGTAAGTAGCCTTGAACAGCTACGTTAACAATTGCTGGCATTATGTTTTTTAATACAGGAGCCATACTGGGCATATTAGGCGGTTCCGCCGAATAGGCAAAAGGAACTATCGATAGGAGCAAGATAGTAATGAGTAATTTTATGCGAGTTATCATAGTTATTAATCCCGAGGTTGATCATTAAACCATATTAAAGTGCCTATTCTACCTGTTTGTGGCTCACGACGATAGGAATAGAACTCATTTTTTAACTCAAAAGTACAAAAACCTGACTGGAAGACAGACTCAATGCCTTGTGAGTTAAGGACTATTTCAGCAATTTTTGGCAAATTAGCTAACCATTTTGAGTTTTTTGGCTCAAAAGCGATTTTACTTTGTGGGTATTTGGTAGTAAACGCCAAGTATACTTCTTCACCCACTTCATAGCACTGTTGACAGATTGATGGCCCTATCCATGCTAAAAGATCAGACGGTGGGCTGTTCATTTTATGAATAGTGTTTTCCACGATACCGTTAAATAATCCTTTCCAACCAGCATGAACAGCAGCGATTTCATTTCCCTGCACATTACACAACATAATAGGCAGACAATCAGCAGTAAGGATAACAAGAGGGTGTGAATAAGAATGACTGATTGCCGCGTCTGCATCGCGGCTGGACTCTCTTTCAGCAATAATACAAGTCGTACTATGGGTTTGTTCTAACCATATGGGTTCGGCAGGAAGATGCAAAAACTCTCTTAATTGTTGCCTATTTTGCAGTACTTGTTTTTCATTATCTCCAACATGCAAACCGAGATTATTAAAATCATAAGGAGGCTGACTAAATCCAGAAC
This Legionella fallonii LLAP-10 DNA region includes the following protein-coding sequences:
- a CDS encoding Do family serine endopeptidase — encoded protein: MITRIKLLITILLLSIVPFAYSAEPPNMPSMAPVLKNIMPAIVNVAVQGYLPNDVTPPGSAGNDEENQPNNRPPQSRMPEKGRKFESIGSGVIIDPNNGVIITNDHVIRNASLITVTLQDGRRLKARLIGGDSETDLAVLKIDAKNLKSLVIGDSDKLEVGDFVVAIGNPFGLNSFGNSQSATFGIVSALKRSDLNIEGVENFIQTDAAINPGNSGGALVNAKGELIGINTAILSPYGGNVGIGFAIPINMVKDVAQQIIKFGSIHRGLMGIFVQHLTPELAQAMGYPEDFQGALVSQVNPNSPAELAGLKAGDIITQINDTKITQATQVKTTISLLRVGSTVKIIVERDNKPLTLSAVVTDIKSHEQKLQSNNPFLYGLALRAFEQESPPHGNVIGVQVVGASENSAGWRAGIRPGDIIISANKKPVTDVKSLQTIAQEKKKELLVQVLRGPGSMYLLVI
- the pgeF gene encoding peptidoglycan editing factor PgeF, producing the protein MNTKLANWPAPPNITALSTTRCSGFSQPPYDFNNLGLHVGDNEKQVLQNRQQLREFLHLPAEPIWLEQTHSTTCIIAERESSRDADAAISHSYSHPLVILTADCLPIMLCNVQGNEIAAVHAGWKGLFNGIVENTIHKMNSPPSDLLAWIGPSICQQCYEVGEEVYLAFTTKYPQSKIAFEPKNSKWLANLPKIAEIVLNSQGIESVFQSGFCTFELKNEFYSYRREPQTGRIGTLIWFNDQPRD
- the lspD gene encoding GspD family T2SS secretin variant LspD translates to MRSIVVLFLILLLSSWTYANDINISTVTKNGNTLFYLQAGGFNLEKDAKLRQKELAKLVTQEVEIKNLADKSLYLVQIGPINDYNTARALKDKLSQKGNTQPIPAIIEPKSSLNVNQTPKASEQTTTLPANSKLWNLRNADIRAVITEVSRVTGKNFVIDPRVQGKISIVSTSPLSNNELYQVFLSVLQVSGYAAIPNGHIIKIIPNIDAKTQSPDLINELQNPPRGDDMMVAVVPVHYVPSEQLVPVLRPLMPQWSSVSAYAPSNMLILSGRANNIKSLANIIKQVDSSSSNGIDMVPLKHALAMDIANTLKDLVKAQPGMGNRAQITIAADDRSNAILVSGSKTDRIRLRMLILRLDRESSSGLNSNTQVVYLNYLRAEDLVPILAGIAQANFSGNVGTTIGTITRPVLDSTNPASSIANGSSSDGQNMPSSTPPPPSPTNPSAATGNTTSANTQNEGTTKPTVQIIAEPNTNSIIINAPASIIRILKNVIHQLDIKPAQILIEALVAEVNQVDVNNLGIEWGSDSQTGNPRDFRPGFAIINSRTSTSDLQAQIYALARQNKANILSTPSVVVLDNRQAKILVGRQVSVASTSYPNNAGGTTTASPFTTFNRVNVALHLYVRPQITRGQGIQMQIDQGNDTLDPTSALDNTTNPTFRISSIVTSVHVESTDIIVLGGLIQDSLGNDDNRLPVLGGIPGVGRLFQHNIRTRDKRVLMVFIKPIILRNERDNLQVTGSKYNDVRQYQLDWLRSQEIYEQNNNETVLPPWTQVPLPRPFTRPPTTASQMTK
- the lspE gene encoding GspE family T2SS ATPase variant LspE, which encodes MDNEEKLHRLPYSFAKNNGVVVGEMKEDQILIYHLSNTSLQALAEVQRLLQSKLSLQKVDETTFQQHLAHVYQSKSSILDAAEGMEEDMDLSLLASQLPVSEDLLENQDDAPIIRLLNALFTQAIKQKASDIHIETYEDKVLVRNRIDGVLHEVLEIQRAIAPLVISRVKVMAKLDIAEKRIPQDGRISLRIGGHNIDVRVSTLPSNHGERVVLRILDKQAAQLDLGLLGMPQSTLKTIRKMIEEPHGIILVTGPTGSGKTTSLYAMLTELNEVTRNILTIEDPIEYDLEGIGQTQVNTKVQMTFAKGLRAILRQDPDVVMIGEIRDLETAEIAVQASLTGHLVLSTLHTNSALGALTRLRDMGVESFLMSSSIVGLIAQRLVRRLCPHCKTPHQLRADEKELMGLSDDTDISQVYEPKGCDLCNHLGYRGRTGIYELITIDDTLRGMIHRNENMQTLESYLRPETPSIRDDGFKRVLAGDTSLAEILRVTSQN